Part of the Paracoccus sp. MC1862 genome, GAGTGTCCGGTCGAAACGGGGGCCAGTTCAATGAACCTGCCGCGCAGCGCCTTTTACTACCGCGCGACGTCTTCGGGCGCTGGACCGACGGACGCCGAGATGACCGCCCTCATCGAAGACATCCAGGATGAGTTTCTCGCCAGCCAGCTAGCGGCGGTTGTGCAATCCGAGCATACCGTTGTCGCGGCCCGCCGCGGCACCAACGTCGTCACCTTGACGGGCTGACACGCCACCGGCGTGCGATGACCAACAGGAGCGCCCTATGCAACCACTCCGCCAGTCCTCTCAGGGCGAGCGCATCGGCGTCATCTCCGATACCCACGGTCTGCTCCGCCCCGAAGCGCTGGAGGCTCTCGAAGGCGTGGGTCACATCCTGCACGCGGGCGACATCGGCGATCCCAACCATCTTGACGCACTGGCGCGCATTGCCCCGGTGACGGCAATCCGCGGCAACATCGACCGCGACCCCTGGGCCGAGGCTCTGCCCGAAACGGTGAGCCTCACGATCGGAAGCCTGCGGATCCACATGATCCATGACCGCAAGGCTTTGCAGGCTGATGCAGGAGCCGAGGGGTGGAACGTCGTGATCTCGGGCCACTCACACAAGCCCGGCATTGTGGAAACCAGCAGCACCCTCTGGCTGAACCCCGGCGCAGCCGGCCCGCGCCGCTTCCGCCTGCCGATCACGCTGGCTTTCCTTTGGGAAGAGGCCGGCCGCCCCCGCGCCATGATCCACCCCCTGCCTGCCTGACCCGCTTCCGCCTGAATATGCCCACCTACGTCGTCAGCCCTCGTGCCTTTGCCAAGCGCAGTCGGCCCATTGCTGCCGTTCGTGTCTGATCGCATGCTGCATGGCAGCTTTCTCACACCGGCCATTCACATGTGGCGCCGCGAGCTTCGTCGGAACACCGCGAAGCGGCACGGGTTGGGACAGCACCAGATTTCCTTTCCACACTCACTATCCGA contains:
- a CDS encoding metallophosphoesterase family protein, whose product is MQPLRQSSQGERIGVISDTHGLLRPEALEALEGVGHILHAGDIGDPNHLDALARIAPVTAIRGNIDRDPWAEALPETVSLTIGSLRIHMIHDRKALQADAGAEGWNVVISGHSHKPGIVETSSTLWLNPGAAGPRRFRLPITLAFLWEEAGRPRAMIHPLPA